The Argentina anserina chromosome 5, drPotAnse1.1, whole genome shotgun sequence genome includes the window AACTCTGGATGGTGCCTCTTCAATTATTAATTGGCGTTCAGACAAAGAGGGCAACACTTTTTCGGATGAGACACCCTCACGAGCACTCCATCCTGGTGAACTCTTTGCTGCAGCTAGATGCTTTTTGACATCAAGCTCCCCATGACTGACATCAAACTTGCGGTCTAGAACGGCAGATGAATCATGAACTTCATGATTCGTGTCGGACAAGGTGATATCATCTTGAACCCACCCAAGAAACCAAAGTGTCAGCTCTCATTCAGTTACTTAAAAGCTAATAAACTCTTGACAACAATCAAGGAGAATGGAAAACACATACTGACATGACACGACACGACACTATGcaattaaaatatcaggtaaAGATGGGCACAGAAAATTCTCAGCcttaaaatgagaaatttcAGCCGCATACTTCTGTATGAGAAGAGAATCTTATAATAGACCGATCACAAATTATACTCGCACGAATAACCACCTCCCCTCGCATATACACCAGATGCGAAAAAGAATGCAAGTTAAAGTATACAACTAACCTTCCATTTCCATGTCGGAATCAGATATTGCCTGGTGAACTACATTCGGTGCTGCGGCTGGAGAGCCTTGCTGCAAATGAAGGGGCGGTGGAGGCGGAACATTAGCTTGGCCATACATTGCAGATGGCTCGACTTGATCTATTTGTATTTGCCCTGCATCAAGTTTGCACAGGTTTGAACTTCAGCAAGACAAAAACAGCTTCCCACCTGAATTCATCAAAACCCAATATAACCATCATATACAAATCCAACTTCAATTCTCAATCGAAATCGGAAACTCAAACTGCCCAACTTTGACATCTCCCAATCTTTCAACCAtgttaggtttaaaataacaCTAGCATTCACTTTCTTCACTCCAAAATTACAAAACCAGAAACCCCACCAGCATTTGGTAAAATCCGAATTTCACTTACTGACACCAATTCCTCAACAACCGAATCAGTCaagaaaaacagaaccaaTAACCAAAGCAGTGTTGAACTTACCTAATGACGGTGCTGAAATCGTTTAAGACCCTAAACCGATTTGAGATGTGAAAGCCTTCGTTGTTCTTCGCAGAGCTTCTAGAATTTTCTACAAGAATAGTTCGAGTGTGATGAGAAATTCAAGCTTGTATAAACCCCTGGTTGTTCATCTTGTGCACTCCGGTACTAATCGCAACTTCCAACTCTGCGTGAGAAcgtagttttattttttgtgttctttatttatttgagccgACGTAAAGCCCAATGTACATTAAGCCCAAATGTTACACCGACTGCCGACCCTTTAAGCCCAAGCCCATAAGCGCCTCTCAAAATATCTAGAAAAAGAATCACAACGGCCCCACAGCCCTTGCGATTTGAAATTTTCGTTTCCCTATATATAAACGTTACTCGTCTCACTTCACTCATATCACTACTCGGCGACTCAGATCtgactctctctccctctctcaacCCCTACGATTCAGGTaaccacctctctctctctctctctctctctctctctctctctctcttccttagGTTAGGGCCTGGAATTTTGCTCTAGATTCTAGCAGATCTGTGATTTTCGAACTTGGATTTCGATTTTGCGGTCAGAAATTTCGTTGCTAAATCGCATTTTGCTTACGCATAGTTTCGGAATTTGCAGCCCTGCATTGCTTGTTCTTGTTGCTTGTATTGTTGATGATGGTGTTGCATGGTTTCGATTCGATTTTGCGTTGTGTTGCTGAATTGTTTTTCAATCGGTTCTAGAATTTTCGATGTCGATAACTGAAATTGAGATTGTCTGAGCAAAATTCTTGATTACTTTGCTGCTTAGACGCGGTTTAGCTGGAGTAGTGGTTTGTTTGGTTTGGCTAGGGTTCGTAATTGCAGATGTCATTAATGTGATGCGGTCGCTGCGAGTGGACATCAGATTGTAGTGTTCAAGGTGTTGGCGTTGAGATTAGATTCTGAATCGCGTAGGTTTTAGAAATCGAGGCGCGTGCAGATCTATTTTGCATTTACCTGCCTGTTTTCTTTTGTGATTGAGCTTCTGTGTGCGTCGGCATATCATGTATGGGATCTAATGTCACTTTAGGACATTGCAGTCATAGCTCGATATTTGTTTTGTCAGGTTGGTTAATTGTTCAGGTGGTTTGAAAAAATTGTGCAGGCAATACTTTGAGAAGGCAGCATGCGTCGTGGAGTGAGTAGTGGAGGGGGAGGTAGCTCGTTGGGTTATCTTTTTGGAGGTGGAGAAGATGGTCAGACACCTGCCCCAAAAAAAGTTGAAGCTCCTAAGGTTCAGGTGGAGGTTGAACCTACTCCAAAGCCAACTGCTGCGGCACCACCTCCGGAAGTGATCAATAAGGAGACTCCAGCTGGCGTTCCTGGGAACACTTCAAACAACTACTTCCGAGCTGATGGCCAGAACCGTGGAAACTTCCTCACCGTATGTTTTGGGTCTCATTCATTGCTTACTTTGATAAATTTTGTCACTGCACTTTGAGCTCTATACACCTATTCCGTTCTGCAACACTACATTTTCGCACTATGGTTTTGCATTACTTGCTGCATTGATCAATGCCCTTCTAAATCTCGAATTTTCAATTGACAGGATCGTCCTTCCACAAAGGTTCATGCAGCTCCTGGTGGGGGTTCATCACTCGATTACTTGTTTGGAGGTGGTGGCCAGTGAGGCTTTTTGAAGTTGGAATTGTCATTTTCAGTCCTCTGAGACTCCTGTAGATGATTTCTATGCTGTAATACTGTGCTGCTTCCTGCGGCTGGAATTTGCGAATGAGCTTTGTTGATTTTGGTTATCAGTTCTACCCCTAATGTTCAATCCCTCTAAAAGCTAAGAAAAAGCTCTTTTGATCTATTCAAGAATATGATAGGCCACCATGCGTACTCTCTCGATATCAGTTGACTTGCAAACCTTGTTACAGGGAATGAGCTTGCAAGGTTGTGAATGGCTCACGGTAAACATGGAAAGTGAAAATTCATGCATCCCAATTTTTTCCGTCACTGACATAAACCCAAGAAACTTCTGCAGAAGACAGATCCGATATAAAATGTCAAAGATCAATCAATTTTCAAAAGAGATTGTACAAGATACAGATTCTCATGGAAATAGAACCAGCAGCAGAAATGTGGTCAGCTGCAATAGCAATTCTATTGCTACAAAGGAACCAACTCCTGATACAAAACCTCATCTTCCATAATGTATGAAGCGGGTTCGATTGGAACTAAGCACTAGGTTTAAACGAGTACAACATACGACTAGAATCCTAGACCTAGCAATATTTGAAGGTGACAGATTACATCAGTTAGCAAATGTATTATCCCCTCTACGTCACATGCACTCATGATCACCTTGACATGATAAATGTACAAATCGCTGTTGTTTTTCTTTGGGGCATATTCAGAGAAAATCCTCAATGAAACTGTCGTTGAGATATTGCCGCACCGTTTCCTCCGGTTGGTATCTGTCATCACAAAATTGGACAGATAATCAGCTCATCAGAagataattaacatgcaataAGTCTCTACATCTGGCACCTAATAGTGACATGTGTATGTGTGTGACAAAAACAATCATATAACTGAGGCTTTTCTGTTCCAAGTTATTTGAAGTACATACAAGTGGCATGATAGAAGGAACTTCTAATCAATGAATGTTGAGTTCTAAATCGAATCTATATGCTACCAGATGAGAAAAGAATACTAGTTCTATGTGAATATCTCGGTTTAAACCAAGCTTAGTAGCTGGAGTTGGTAATGATGAAATGTGTATCAAACATGTCATAAGTGCATGTCTATGTGCATACTATGCCGCAAGCTTGGTCTGTTGgaaatcaaaaagaaaatgctCATTAAATTCATACCTTGGTTCTCTCCTTCCCTAGATCTTCAGTGTTCGATTCCAAAGTATCACTTGTCAGAGTATCTCCAAGATTCAAATGATTCACCAACGGCACAGGGTTAGCAGTGACCTGCATAATAGTCCACATTGTCCCACATCAGATAAAATTTACCGTGCAAAGGAGTTCAGTGTTGTACAACATTGTTATCAACTAATCTTTCCACATTGCCAAAACAGCACACTACCGAGACCTGTCCGTGAGCAATCTCATGTGATGTGGACACCTTTGCTTGAGCATTGCCCACAGAATCTTTTGACTGGGTGTTACAACCACCATTGGACATTACCCCATCAACCTCGCCGGCAACCCGTTTCCTGAAATTACAATTACAAACCATTGTTAAAGTTGAAAGATTCTACATGGGAGCAGTAGTTACTGTTACATTGGTATGGTGATTGACCATTACTTACCTACTGGAATCAGGAGCAGCGGGA containing:
- the LOC126794159 gene encoding protein SPIRAL1-like 3; translation: MRRGVSSGGGGSSLGYLFGGGEDGQTPAPKKVEAPKVQVEVEPTPKPTAAAPPPEVINKETPAGVPGNTSNNYFRADGQNRGNFLTDRPSTKVHAAPGGGSSLDYLFGGGGQ